A part of Dehalococcoidia bacterium genomic DNA contains:
- a CDS encoding NAD(P)/FAD-dependent oxidoreductase: MPSKYDVIVIGAGPGGITCAALLAKKGLSVLVLDKNRDVGGKQMSVSAKGYHAELWPTGGLPVQGGSWLEAFKALGIESKFRVSVKDIEMLYRRSGGKWQHTVTKMDPYVLPDPNAMFDQWGLNDKQREFALKLLAEIALMPSNQINDLDDTTVREYLEQYPDMPRALYGYFAFLTHAFNVGLIDLVPMSEVIKAFQRLMAQPLAYPIGGYGRMSQNIAGVLKDCGGHIKNKTRVEKILIEDGRAVGVVAKDAVYRAPIIVSGAGLQPTVLKLVGERYYDKSYIDYIKNLLPSNGFTGCHYVLSKPVLKYGLYQVWSEDAWWDMERQDAVRSGKMPADLVVTVIVPTNYDPAMGPEGKQVVVFGTPCSPDPSDKTIAALWKKNDQQMAEMFPEIVPFIESKGPYSGPAQVSAMSRDQVLPAQGGEACGLCVTIGQCGKYKPSAKSPIPGLFYVGFDAGSTAFMGSQQAVDSALRVAPLIYRQHLEDRQAGRG, encoded by the coding sequence ATGCCGTCCAAATATGATGTCATCGTTATCGGAGCCGGGCCCGGCGGTATCACCTGCGCCGCGTTACTGGCAAAGAAAGGCTTGAGCGTGCTGGTTCTCGATAAGAACCGGGACGTTGGCGGCAAGCAGATGTCTGTCTCGGCAAAAGGGTACCATGCCGAGCTGTGGCCCACCGGAGGGCTGCCGGTGCAAGGCGGTTCCTGGCTGGAGGCCTTCAAAGCGCTGGGCATAGAGTCCAAGTTCAGGGTTTCCGTGAAGGATATCGAGATGCTGTACAGGCGTTCCGGAGGGAAGTGGCAGCACACGGTAACGAAGATGGACCCGTACGTTCTGCCGGATCCCAACGCAATGTTCGACCAGTGGGGTCTGAACGATAAACAGCGCGAGTTCGCCTTGAAGCTGCTGGCCGAGATCGCGTTAATGCCTTCCAACCAGATAAACGATCTGGATGATACAACCGTCCGCGAATATCTGGAGCAGTATCCCGACATGCCGCGAGCGTTGTACGGGTATTTTGCCTTCCTTACGCACGCATTTAACGTCGGGTTGATCGACCTGGTGCCGATGTCGGAGGTTATAAAGGCCTTTCAGCGGCTTATGGCTCAGCCGCTCGCATATCCCATCGGCGGCTACGGACGCATGTCTCAGAATATCGCCGGGGTATTGAAAGATTGCGGCGGTCATATAAAGAATAAGACACGCGTCGAGAAGATACTGATAGAGGACGGGCGCGCGGTCGGAGTCGTCGCAAAAGATGCCGTATACAGGGCGCCGATCATCGTGAGCGGCGCCGGTTTGCAGCCGACGGTGCTCAAGCTGGTCGGGGAGCGTTATTACGACAAAAGCTACATCGATTATATAAAGAACCTCCTGCCCAGCAACGGGTTCACCGGCTGCCATTATGTTCTGAGCAAGCCCGTGCTCAAATACGGACTGTACCAGGTATGGTCGGAAGATGCCTGGTGGGACATGGAGCGCCAGGACGCGGTGAGGAGCGGCAAGATGCCCGCCGACCTGGTAGTTACCGTGATCGTGCCTACTAATTATGACCCGGCTATGGGGCCGGAGGGCAAGCAGGTCGTTGTATTCGGCACGCCGTGCTCTCCCGACCCGTCGGATAAAACCATAGCCGCTCTGTGGAAAAAGAACGATCAGCAGATGGCCGAGATGTTCCCGGAGATCGTGCCGTTCATCGAATCGAAGGGCCCTTATTCGGGCCCGGCGCAGGTATCAGCCATGAGCCGCGACCAGGTTCTGCCGGCGCAGGGAGGGGAGGCGTGCGGCCTGTGCGTGACGATAGGCCAGTGCGGCAAGTACAAGCCTTCGGCTAAATCGCCGATACCGGGGTTGTTCTACGTTGGCTTCGACGCGGGTAGCACAGCCTTCATGGGCTCGCAGCAGGCCGTCGATTCGGCATTAAGGGTGGCGCCGCTTATTTACCGACAGCACCTGGAGGACAGGCAGGCGGGGAGGGGGTAG
- a CDS encoding DUF6629 family protein, which yields MCFSAPASLAASGALAIGGIATLRLQKRKADIPLSLFPIIFAAHQLTEGILWLSLTGVISDTYRAGAIYAYAFIAFVLWPIFVPFSMYMIETGRMRRKIILLCQLAGLYIGIACLVGMIRHPVEATMMSSSITYHVTAPPMALAPYLIAVSIPFLVASNKRLAILGFALLVACGTAAYMSCCNTFPSLWCFYAAILSLIVYLYFRYEAKAAKKNKEQQLQHST from the coding sequence ATGTGTTTTTCCGCACCGGCCAGCCTTGCAGCCAGCGGCGCGCTTGCCATCGGAGGCATAGCTACTCTTAGATTGCAAAAGAGAAAAGCCGATATACCGCTCTCCCTGTTCCCAATAATCTTCGCTGCACACCAGCTCACCGAGGGAATCCTTTGGCTGAGCCTCACAGGCGTCATCTCGGACACGTATAGAGCCGGAGCCATTTACGCCTATGCCTTTATCGCCTTCGTCCTATGGCCCATATTCGTGCCTTTCTCGATGTACATGATAGAGACCGGTCGCATGCGGCGTAAGATCATCCTTCTCTGCCAGCTAGCGGGGCTGTACATCGGGATCGCTTGTCTCGTCGGCATGATCAGACATCCTGTGGAAGCGACAATGATGAGCAGCAGTATCACTTACCACGTCACCGCTCCACCCATGGCGCTGGCCCCCTACCTCATAGCCGTATCTATACCTTTCCTCGTCGCCAGCAACAAGCGTCTGGCCATACTGGGATTCGCACTCCTTGTAGCCTGCGGAACGGCGGCTTACATGTCCTGCTGCAACACCTTCCCCTCGCTGTGGTGCTTCTACGCCGCGATACTGAGCCTGATAGTCTACCTTTACTTCAGATACGAGGCCAAGGCGGCTAAGAAGAACAAGGAACAGCAGCTGCAGCACAGCACATGA
- a CDS encoding FAD-dependent oxidoreductase produces the protein MIKLFIDGTEVKVAEGKTILEAAFKAGIYIPNLCYHPELPPLGACRLCLVEIEHIPGYHPACTTKAQEGMIVQTNTPKLRHLRKDIIWLILSEYRGELEEGSPLKKVVDYVGVSDLFPVFKPQPGRFKITLDEPLFIRDPNLCILCERCIRMCQEVRGVGAIGLINRGIDTYVGTSYGQRLEDAACRFCEACVEVCPSGALKDKKHFSADDREKVLLPCSNTCPAGIDIPRYVRLIAEGRFQDALEVIRETVPFPHTLGCVCHHPCEEVCRRCELNNPIAIRALKRFAAEQDSGRWRSKVKIAPDTGKKVAIVGSGPAGLTAAWFLRTLGHEVTVFERLPAAGGMMRTGIPEYRLPRNILDGEIKAIEDIGVNIQLNTKVRSIDSLFDKGFHAVFLAMGAPNGTKMGIAGEEDPRVLDGISVLKAINLKDKVDLGEEIAVVGGGNVAIDVARCALRIGVKKVTMLYRRTRSEMPANDEEIAEAVSEGIKISYLVAPQKVLSGGDKLSVECIRMKLGEPDASGRARPIPIEGSEFVIEVDRLIAAIGQASDVPMGFSIAMKKGCIVADEKTLVSSRKDVFAGGDIVSGPASVIEAIQAGRIAAASIDKYLGGKGKIDQKLAPSDNNFSCLGREEGFAYKKRVERPVTPAKERLRGFIQEEGSLTLDQAVTEAGRCMQCQLRLKIVHAPLPGQMPERDTELPPTPGTTVPL, from the coding sequence ATGATCAAATTATTCATAGACGGAACCGAAGTAAAGGTGGCCGAGGGCAAGACCATACTTGAGGCCGCATTCAAGGCCGGCATCTACATTCCCAACCTGTGCTACCACCCCGAGCTGCCCCCCCTCGGCGCCTGCCGCCTGTGCCTGGTAGAGATAGAGCACATCCCGGGATACCACCCCGCATGCACCACCAAGGCCCAGGAGGGCATGATAGTCCAGACAAACACGCCTAAACTGCGACACCTGAGGAAGGATATCATCTGGCTGATATTGAGCGAATACCGGGGGGAACTGGAGGAGGGCTCGCCGCTAAAAAAGGTCGTTGATTACGTGGGCGTGAGCGACCTGTTCCCCGTATTCAAGCCGCAGCCGGGCCGGTTCAAGATAACGCTCGACGAGCCGCTGTTCATACGCGATCCCAACCTGTGTATCCTGTGCGAGCGCTGCATCCGCATGTGCCAGGAGGTGCGCGGCGTGGGGGCCATCGGGCTCATCAACCGCGGCATCGACACCTACGTGGGCACATCATACGGACAGAGGCTGGAGGACGCCGCGTGCAGGTTCTGCGAGGCCTGCGTGGAGGTCTGCCCATCGGGAGCGCTCAAAGACAAGAAACATTTCAGCGCAGACGACCGCGAGAAGGTTTTGCTTCCTTGCAGCAACACCTGCCCCGCAGGTATAGACATCCCGCGCTACGTCAGACTCATCGCCGAGGGCCGGTTCCAGGATGCGCTTGAGGTCATCCGCGAAACGGTGCCCTTCCCCCACACTCTGGGCTGCGTCTGCCACCACCCCTGCGAGGAGGTCTGCCGCAGATGCGAGCTGAACAATCCGATAGCAATCAGGGCGTTGAAACGTTTTGCCGCCGAGCAGGACAGCGGGCGCTGGCGCTCCAAGGTCAAGATAGCGCCCGATACCGGAAAGAAAGTTGCGATAGTCGGATCAGGCCCCGCCGGCCTGACCGCGGCCTGGTTCCTGCGCACCCTGGGTCATGAAGTAACCGTATTCGAGAGGCTGCCCGCAGCCGGAGGCATGATGCGCACCGGAATACCGGAATACCGCCTGCCGCGAAACATCCTCGACGGTGAGATAAAGGCTATCGAGGACATCGGTGTGAACATTCAGCTTAATACCAAGGTCAGATCGATAGACAGCCTTTTCGATAAAGGATTCCACGCCGTTTTTCTGGCCATGGGCGCCCCCAACGGCACAAAGATGGGCATCGCCGGCGAGGAAGACCCGCGCGTTCTCGACGGCATATCCGTGCTGAAGGCGATAAATCTGAAGGACAAGGTCGACCTGGGCGAGGAGATCGCCGTTGTCGGCGGCGGCAACGTCGCAATCGATGTCGCCAGGTGCGCGCTGAGGATCGGCGTGAAGAAGGTCACCATGCTCTACCGCCGCACGCGCAGCGAGATGCCGGCCAATGACGAGGAGATCGCGGAAGCCGTGAGCGAGGGCATAAAGATCAGCTACCTGGTGGCGCCGCAGAAGGTGCTGTCCGGCGGCGATAAGCTCTCCGTGGAGTGCATCCGCATGAAGCTGGGCGAGCCCGACGCCAGCGGCCGTGCGCGGCCGATACCCATCGAAGGAAGCGAGTTCGTCATTGAGGTTGACAGGTTGATAGCAGCCATCGGCCAGGCGTCCGACGTGCCAATGGGCTTCTCTATAGCAATGAAGAAGGGCTGCATCGTCGCGGACGAAAAAACGCTGGTCTCGTCGCGGAAGGACGTTTTCGCCGGCGGCGATATCGTTAGCGGGCCGGCCTCCGTCATCGAGGCCATTCAAGCGGGCAGGATAGCCGCCGCCTCAATCGATAAATACCTGGGCGGCAAGGGCAAGATCGACCAGAAGCTGGCCCCTTCCGACAACAACTTCTCCTGCCTGGGACGCGAAGAAGGTTTCGCCTACAAGAAGCGCGTGGAGAGGCCGGTGACGCCGGCAAAAGAACGCCTGCGCGGATTCATTCAAGAGGAAGGCAGCCTCACCCTCGATCAGGCCGTAACCGAGGCCGGACGCTGCATGCAGTGCCAGCTGCGACTGAAGATAGTCCACGCGCCGCTGCCGGGCCAGATGCCGGAACGGGATACGGAGCTGCCGCCAACGCCGGGCACCACCGTACCGCTGTAA
- a CDS encoding NADH-ubiquinone oxidoreductase-F iron-sulfur binding region domain-containing protein, which translates to MSTKILICMGTSGISAGAREVAELFRKELERHNLSEKCKIIKTGDRGLFRDVLVDIITPELGRLTYECIKPKDVPFIVENHLLNSDPVHTLLAGSDYEQFFARQMRIVLKNCGEIDPEDIDDYIAHGGYMALKKAVNMTPEQVIEEIKNSGLRGRGGAGFPTGRKWDFARSAKGNEKYLICNADEGDPGAFMDRSILEGDPQAVIEGMIIAAYAIGASQGFIYCREEYPLALERLDISIAQARQKGYLGKNILNTKHSFDITVKRGAGAFVCGEETALIASIEGHRGMPRPRPPFPVEKGLWDKPTVINNVETLANISHIINKGAEWFSSIGTQYSKGTKVFALAGKVKNTGLVEVPMGTPIHDLIYGAGGGMLKKKVPLKAVQIGGPSGGCIPASLLDTPIDYVTITQTGAIMGSGGFVVMDEKTCMVDIARYFLSFTVAESCGKCVPCRVGLKRLLEVLEEITEGRGKEEHITFLREMGTSIKESALCGLGNSAPNPALTTIRYFMDEYLEHIRDHRCPAHVCTALTKFKVIEEACTKCGQCSRVCPAGAIRWQKKEFARIDNDKCIKCKACIDACDFKAIE; encoded by the coding sequence ATGAGCACAAAAATTCTCATATGCATGGGAACCAGCGGCATCTCGGCCGGCGCCCGCGAGGTGGCGGAGCTGTTCAGGAAAGAGCTGGAACGCCACAACCTGAGCGAGAAATGTAAGATAATCAAGACCGGTGACCGGGGCCTGTTTCGCGACGTGCTGGTCGATATCATCACCCCCGAACTGGGCAGGCTGACCTATGAATGCATCAAGCCCAAGGACGTGCCGTTTATAGTCGAGAACCACCTTCTTAACAGCGATCCTGTACATACGCTCCTTGCGGGCAGTGACTACGAACAGTTCTTCGCCAGGCAGATGCGTATCGTTCTGAAGAACTGCGGCGAGATCGACCCTGAGGATATAGACGACTACATAGCGCACGGCGGATACATGGCGCTCAAGAAGGCTGTCAATATGACGCCGGAGCAGGTGATAGAAGAGATCAAGAACTCGGGTCTTCGCGGCAGGGGCGGCGCCGGATTCCCCACGGGCAGAAAGTGGGACTTCGCCAGGAGCGCCAAGGGCAATGAGAAGTACCTGATATGCAACGCGGACGAGGGCGACCCGGGCGCATTCATGGACCGCAGCATACTCGAGGGCGACCCGCAGGCGGTCATCGAGGGAATGATCATAGCCGCTTACGCCATCGGCGCATCGCAGGGCTTTATCTACTGCCGCGAGGAATACCCGCTGGCGCTGGAACGGCTGGATATCTCCATCGCGCAGGCCAGGCAGAAAGGCTATCTGGGGAAGAACATTCTAAACACAAAACACTCGTTCGATATCACGGTCAAGCGCGGCGCCGGAGCCTTCGTCTGCGGCGAGGAGACGGCATTGATCGCCTCGATCGAGGGGCACAGAGGAATGCCGCGGCCAAGGCCGCCTTTCCCCGTTGAGAAAGGCTTGTGGGACAAGCCCACCGTGATAAATAACGTGGAGACGCTGGCCAACATAAGCCACATAATTAATAAAGGGGCGGAGTGGTTCAGCTCAATAGGAACGCAGTACAGCAAGGGTACCAAGGTTTTCGCCCTGGCCGGCAAGGTGAAAAACACCGGGCTTGTCGAGGTGCCCATGGGCACGCCGATACACGATCTAATTTACGGTGCGGGCGGCGGCATGCTCAAGAAAAAGGTGCCGCTCAAGGCGGTGCAGATAGGCGGCCCTTCGGGAGGATGCATACCGGCATCGCTCCTCGATACGCCCATCGATTACGTGACGATAACTCAGACCGGCGCCATCATGGGCTCGGGCGGCTTCGTCGTCATGGACGAGAAGACCTGCATGGTTGACATCGCGCGCTATTTCCTCTCGTTCACCGTGGCCGAGTCCTGCGGAAAATGCGTCCCCTGCCGCGTGGGGCTAAAGCGATTACTGGAGGTGCTGGAGGAAATCACGGAGGGCCGCGGCAAGGAGGAACACATCACCTTCCTCAGGGAGATGGGAACCAGCATCAAAGAGTCGGCGCTCTGCGGCCTGGGCAACAGCGCCCCGAACCCCGCCTTGACCACAATACGGTATTTCATGGACGAATACCTTGAGCATATCCGCGACCACAGGTGCCCGGCGCATGTGTGCACGGCGCTGACGAAATTCAAGGTAATTGAAGAGGCCTGTACCAAGTGCGGCCAGTGCTCCAGGGTCTGTCCCGCGGGAGCGATCCGGTGGCAGAAGAAGGAGTTCGCCCGTATCGATAACGATAAATGTATCAAATGCAAGGCATGCATCGATGCCTGCGATTTCAAGGCTATAGAATGA
- a CDS encoding DEAD/DEAH box helicase: MNFAQFKLDPRLTAAVERAGYTAPTPVQEAAIPPALAGHDMIGTAQTGTGKTAAFVLPILQKLLGGPRNRTRALIIAPTRELAEQIHETFRDFAAGTGIRSATVYGGVGAASQIKALQNGTEVIVACPGRLLDLIGQRFAQLSGVEVLVLDEADRMFDMGFLPDIRRIISYVPRQRQTMLFSATFPSEVEQLAAQILNRPQRIAVGLTCPARTVSHALYPVTSNLKTRLLLAILKQTDTESVLIFTRTKQRASRLAEQIERSGYKVTSLHGNRSQGQRQSALNGFKDGAYQIMVATDIAARGLDVEHISHVINYDMPDTADAYIHRIGRTGRAERSGDAFTLVTPEDNAMVRELEKIMSQELPQQLITGFKYDEPTAAKPSFTNMKSRRVPSSRRFLPSKGTNSAKDKSTEIYTASGWRNLSHAI; encoded by the coding sequence GTGAACTTCGCACAATTCAAACTGGACCCGCGCCTGACGGCGGCGGTCGAACGCGCCGGATATACCGCGCCGACCCCCGTGCAAGAGGCGGCTATCCCCCCGGCGCTGGCCGGACACGACATGATCGGCACGGCGCAGACAGGAACCGGCAAGACGGCTGCGTTCGTCCTGCCGATACTGCAAAAACTTCTCGGCGGGCCGCGCAACCGCACCCGCGCGCTCATCATCGCGCCAACGCGCGAGCTGGCCGAGCAGATACACGAAACGTTTCGCGACTTCGCGGCCGGCACCGGCATACGCAGCGCCACCGTTTACGGAGGCGTGGGAGCCGCGTCGCAGATCAAGGCGCTGCAAAACGGAACCGAGGTCATCGTGGCCTGCCCGGGACGGCTGCTGGACCTCATCGGACAGCGCTTCGCTCAGCTTAGCGGCGTCGAAGTGCTGGTGCTGGACGAGGCCGACAGGATGTTCGATATGGGATTCCTGCCCGATATACGTCGCATCATCAGCTATGTTCCAAGGCAGCGGCAGACGATGCTGTTCTCCGCTACATTCCCGAGTGAGGTGGAGCAGCTGGCGGCGCAGATTTTGAACCGCCCGCAGCGCATCGCGGTCGGGCTCACGTGCCCGGCGCGCACGGTCTCGCACGCACTGTACCCGGTGACGAGCAACCTGAAAACCAGGCTGCTGCTGGCTATATTAAAGCAGACCGACACCGAATCGGTGCTTATCTTCACACGCACCAAGCAGCGCGCCAGCCGGCTCGCGGAGCAGATAGAGCGCTCCGGCTACAAAGTGACCAGCCTGCACGGCAACCGCTCGCAGGGCCAGCGCCAGTCCGCGCTCAACGGATTCAAGGACGGCGCGTATCAGATCATGGTGGCCACCGACATCGCCGCGCGCGGCCTGGACGTGGAGCATATCTCGCACGTAATCAACTACGACATGCCCGATACCGCCGACGCCTACATCCACCGCATCGGGCGCACCGGCCGCGCCGAACGCAGCGGCGACGCGTTCACGCTCGTTACGCCCGAGGACAACGCGATGGTACGAGAGCTTGAGAAGATCATGAGCCAGGAGCTTCCGCAGCAGCTGATAACGGGATTCAAATACGATGAGCCGACAGCGGCCAAGCCGTCTTTTACGAACATGAAATCGCGGCGCGTGCCGTCGAGCCGCCGCTTCCTGCCATCGAAAGGAACCAATTCGGCTAAAGATAAGTCGACGGAGATATACACGGCAAGCGGTTGGCGAAACCTATCGCACGCGATATAG
- the nuoE gene encoding NADH-quinone oxidoreductase subunit NuoE, with protein sequence MKVSASDIKKEISKYPDKKGILIPVLQDIQAKYGYVPGEAVSLIAEELSIYPIDIYGVLTFYAQFHLTPRGKHIITVCQGTACHVMGGKAILDYIAGLLDVTVGETTKDGMFTLERVACLGCCGMAPVVMIDNEFYGGCTIQSVEKLIDKYRQAVTK encoded by the coding sequence ATGAAAGTTAGCGCATCGGACATAAAGAAAGAGATAAGTAAATACCCCGATAAGAAGGGCATCCTTATACCGGTTCTGCAGGACATACAGGCCAAGTACGGCTACGTGCCGGGCGAAGCAGTATCGCTGATAGCGGAAGAGTTGTCGATTTACCCCATCGATATTTACGGAGTGCTTACCTTCTACGCGCAGTTTCATCTCACCCCGCGCGGCAAGCATATCATCACGGTGTGTCAGGGAACGGCCTGCCACGTGATGGGCGGAAAGGCCATACTCGACTACATCGCCGGTCTGCTGGACGTGACCGTGGGAGAGACGACGAAGGACGGCATGTTCACTCTGGAACGAGTGGCCTGCCTCGGCTGCTGCGGCATGGCCCCGGTGGTGATGATCGACAACGAATTTTACGGCGGCTGTACGATTCAGAGCGTGGAGAAACTTATCGATAAGTATCGGCAAGCGGTGACCAAATAA
- a CDS encoding FAD-binding protein, with the protein MASKKGNERWDAEVDVIVVGFGGAGACAALEAAQQGSSVLVLDRFHGGGATAASGAIIYAGGGTPYQKAAGFEDTVDEMYKYLKQEVGEGVMSDETLRRLCENSAADLQWLADAGVPFEGSMCPFKTSYPTDKYYLYFSGSENNGAYKAKAKPAPRGHRAKGPGISGLTLFHSMEKAVRKSDKVQVRCQTQILKLIQAEDGRVIGVEGRSIPSSSIILRRFHGGITWINAKLNTYMPPLASLLNGLANGIMKLRARPYRALARKGVILSAGGFIFNKNRVHECNDIFCQCLPLGTYADDGSGIALGESVGGITSHMDRMSAWRFYVPPEALMQGVLVNKQGERICSEDLYGGKQGDYIVTKGCGKAYLIIDSKTFKEAKSHFGDQCAFFQKLTMMPMLLMSRKKAHSFEKLAKKLGVSAEGLAATMKQYNETAKKGDPDPLGKLQKRFVPQDTPPFYALDCSLSGFSATLTKGGIPTAAITLGGLVVNEQTGQVKKADGSSIEGLYAAGRNAVGLCSNYYFASGSSIADCVFAGRRAGNHAAKQQAK; encoded by the coding sequence ATGGCTTCAAAGAAAGGTAATGAGCGATGGGATGCTGAAGTAGACGTTATTGTAGTCGGCTTTGGCGGAGCGGGCGCCTGCGCCGCGCTGGAGGCCGCACAGCAGGGATCCTCGGTGCTGGTGCTGGACCGCTTTCACGGAGGCGGAGCCACCGCCGCCAGCGGCGCCATCATATACGCCGGGGGCGGCACGCCTTACCAGAAGGCGGCGGGCTTCGAGGATACAGTTGATGAGATGTATAAGTACCTGAAGCAGGAGGTCGGCGAGGGCGTCATGTCGGACGAGACGCTGCGGCGTCTCTGCGAGAACTCCGCGGCTGACCTTCAGTGGCTCGCCGATGCCGGCGTCCCCTTTGAAGGATCGATGTGCCCGTTTAAAACCTCCTATCCCACCGATAAGTATTACCTGTACTTCTCCGGGAGCGAGAACAACGGCGCCTACAAGGCCAAAGCAAAGCCCGCGCCGCGCGGCCACCGCGCCAAAGGGCCGGGAATATCCGGCCTGACGCTGTTCCATAGCATGGAGAAAGCAGTGCGCAAGAGCGATAAGGTTCAGGTGCGCTGCCAGACCCAGATTTTGAAGCTCATCCAGGCGGAGGACGGACGTGTCATCGGAGTAGAAGGCCGCTCCATACCGTCAAGCTCTATCATATTGAGAAGATTTCATGGCGGCATCACCTGGATCAACGCCAAGCTCAACACTTATATGCCGCCGCTGGCGAGCCTGCTTAATGGTCTGGCCAACGGCATTATGAAGTTGCGCGCACGCCCCTACCGAGCTCTTGCGCGCAAGGGCGTGATCCTGTCTGCAGGTGGTTTCATTTTCAATAAAAACAGGGTTCATGAGTGCAACGATATCTTCTGCCAATGCCTGCCTTTAGGCACCTACGCCGACGACGGCTCCGGTATCGCGCTCGGAGAGAGCGTGGGTGGGATAACATCGCACATGGACAGGATGTCGGCATGGCGATTCTACGTGCCCCCGGAGGCGCTGATGCAGGGGGTGCTGGTCAACAAGCAGGGGGAGCGCATCTGCAGCGAGGACCTCTATGGCGGCAAGCAGGGCGATTACATAGTGACCAAAGGCTGCGGCAAGGCATACCTAATCATCGACAGTAAAACCTTCAAGGAAGCCAAGAGCCATTTCGGCGATCAGTGCGCCTTCTTCCAGAAGCTGACCATGATGCCCATGCTGCTCATGAGCCGCAAGAAGGCTCATTCATTTGAGAAACTGGCAAAGAAGCTTGGCGTATCCGCGGAAGGACTTGCGGCCACGATGAAACAGTATAACGAGACCGCGAAGAAGGGCGATCCGGATCCGCTGGGTAAGCTGCAGAAGCGTTTCGTGCCGCAGGACACGCCTCCGTTCTACGCGCTGGACTGCTCCCTTTCCGGTTTCTCGGCCACGCTCACCAAGGGCGGCATTCCAACTGCAGCAATTACGCTGGGAGGACTCGTTGTCAACGAGCAGACGGGACAGGTCAAGAAAGCGGACGGTTCATCTATAGAAGGATTGTACGCCGCCGGGCGCAACGCGGTAGGGCTCTGCTCAAACTACTACTTCGCCAGCGGCTCATCCATAGCGGACTGCGTGTTCGCGGGACGCCGCGCCGGCAACCATGCGGCAAAACAGCAGGCTAAATAA
- a CDS encoding folylpolyglutamate synthase/dihydrofolate synthase family protein, translating into MTYREALKYILSFTDYEKLPASSYTAANFDLRRVEELLRRLGDPHLGPRTVHIAGTKGKGSTSAMIAFALTAAGRRTGLYTSPHLHTFRERIRIDGEMISEDDFASTIEAIKPHADEVNNQSTFGRLTTFEVLTVAAFVYFKKRNVDFLVLETGLGGRLDATNVARPEVCVITPISMDHTEILGRTVAEIAREKAGIIKPGAIVISAPQNPNAAAVIKETAARLRNRLINTGGDVKWRRLDFNTRGQEFEVTTPKGSLRYGISLLGNHQIENAAVAVTALEVMGVDYESIFRGLANVRWPGRLEIIKDEPIVLVDGAHNADSARRLREAIEEYIRYDDMILVIGASSDKDIDGMLLELMPLANKIIATKSMHPRALPVNTILNEIEKLDRKASYFSNVTDAVGQALQNAWPHDLICVTGSLFVVAEAIEYIKGVKRDNL; encoded by the coding sequence ATGACTTACCGCGAGGCCCTGAAATACATCCTCAGCTTTACCGACTACGAGAAGCTCCCCGCCTCATCCTACACCGCCGCCAACTTCGACCTGCGGCGCGTGGAGGAGCTTCTGCGCCGCCTGGGCGATCCGCACCTGGGCCCGCGCACGGTGCATATCGCCGGCACCAAGGGCAAGGGAAGTACCTCTGCAATGATCGCTTTCGCGCTGACCGCCGCGGGCCGCCGCACCGGGCTCTACACCTCGCCGCACCTGCACACCTTCCGCGAGCGTATCCGTATCGACGGAGAGATGATAAGCGAAGACGATTTCGCATCGACGATCGAAGCTATCAAGCCGCACGCGGACGAGGTCAACAACCAGTCGACTTTTGGAAGACTGACCACATTCGAGGTGCTGACCGTCGCGGCCTTTGTATATTTCAAGAAACGTAATGTCGATTTCCTGGTGCTGGAGACCGGGCTCGGCGGACGCCTCGATGCGACCAACGTCGCCAGACCCGAGGTCTGCGTCATCACTCCGATAAGCATGGACCACACCGAGATACTGGGCCGCACCGTGGCCGAGATAGCGCGGGAGAAGGCCGGCATCATCAAGCCGGGCGCCATCGTCATCAGCGCGCCGCAGAACCCCAACGCCGCGGCGGTGATAAAGGAAACGGCAGCGCGGCTCAGGAACAGGCTCATAAACACGGGCGGCGACGTGAAATGGCGCAGGCTCGATTTCAACACCAGAGGCCAGGAGTTCGAGGTCACGACTCCCAAGGGCTCTCTTCGATATGGCATCTCGCTGCTGGGCAACCACCAGATTGAGAACGCGGCCGTGGCGGTAACCGCGCTGGAAGTCATGGGCGTTGACTACGAGTCGATATTCAGGGGGCTGGCCAACGTGCGCTGGCCGGGGCGGCTGGAGATTATTAAGGACGAGCCCATCGTCCTCGTCGACGGAGCGCACAACGCGGACTCGGCGCGGCGCCTGCGCGAGGCGATAGAGGAATACATACGCTACGACGATATGATACTGGTCATCGGGGCTTCATCCGATAAGGACATCGACGGCATGCTGCTGGAGCTTATGCCTCTGGCGAACAAGATAATCGCCACTAAATCGATGCATCCCCGCGCCCTGCCCGTGAACACCATCCTCAACGAGATAGAGAAGCTGGATCGCAAGGCTTCTTATTTCTCGAACGTGACGGATGCCGTCGGTCAGGCGCTGCAAAACGCGTGGCCGCACGACCTGATATGCGTGACCGGCTCGCTCTTCGTCGTCGCCGAGGCCATCGAGTATATCAAGGGCGTCAAGCGCGACAACCTATAA